CCAGTTCAGCGCGATCGTCGTGACGATCGCCGCGGTCAGGGCGACCGCGACCGACCAGACACCCGCGACGGCGGCGAGCGACGTTTCGCCAAAACGCTGCTCGGCGAGATAGCCGACGTCCAGCCGCGGCAGCACCGCGAGAGACATCGTGAGATTGACGGCCACGACGACGATCAGCGGCAGGATGGCGCTCACGACCGGCGAGGGCTCGCTGCTGCGATGGCCGTGCTTCATCTCCGCCGGATCGAACTCCCGTGCCGTCGTCGCGCGTTCGCGCACGAGCTCGTCGGATGCGGCGCGATCAGTCGCATCCGCGACATCATCACCATAACCCTCCCCGGCGTACCTAGCCTTGGCCTCGGCGCGATGCAGCCACCACAATCCCGTTCCGAGCATGACGAGGGAGGCCATGATCCCGAGGCCCGGCGCGGCAAAGGGTGTCGTACCGAAGAACGGCATCGGAATCGCATTCTGGATCGAGGGCGTACCCGGCAAGGCCGACATGGTGAAGGTCGACGTGCCCAGAACGATCGTGGCCGGAATCAACCGGCGCGGAATCGCGGCGGCACGAAACAGCGAGCGGGCCATCGGCACGATGACGAAGAACGCGACGAACAGGCTGACGCCGCCATAGGTGACGAGCGCGCCGGCCAGCACGACCGCTGGGATCGCGCGGCGCTCTCCGAGACGCTTGGCGATGAAGGCAGCAACCGCCGTCACCGCGCCGCTATCGTCCATCAGCTTGCCGAAGACGGCACCGAGCAGGAAGATCGGGAAGAATTGCGCCAGAAATCCCGCCGCATTGACCATGAAAACCTGGGTCAGGTTCGCAAGCAGCGGCTCGCCACCGAACAGCGCGGCGACGAGCGCGGCGAATGGCGCCAGCAGGAGCACGCTCCAGCCGCGAAAGGCAAACAGGACGAGCAGGCCGAGCCCGACGAAGAGGCCGAGAAGACCCATGCCTCAGCACTCCGACAGCAGGACATCGAGATCGGCAGTCGATTGCCGGCCGATATCCGCGCCGTGCTCGTCGAGGAAGGCGTCAGCGGCGATACGCCCCTCGGCGCGCAGCATCGAGACGAACTCCCATTCCGCATTGAGTTTCGACGATGCGCCGAACTTCGCCAGCATGTCGCTCTTGATCCGATGCGTCCGCATCCTGGCCCAGCGCGCGCCCTCGCCGCTGCCGGGATCGGCCGCCTGGCGCAGCAGCGCGATCATGCGCAGTTCCTTCATCAGCGGCGAGTTGAAGGAAATCTCGTTGAGCCGATTGAGGATCTCCGCGGCCGTCCGCGGC
This portion of the Bradyrhizobium diazoefficiens genome encodes:
- a CDS encoding GntP family permease → MGLLGLFVGLGLLVLFAFRGWSVLLLAPFAALVAALFGGEPLLANLTQVFMVNAAGFLAQFFPIFLLGAVFGKLMDDSGAVTAVAAFIAKRLGERRAIPAVVLAGALVTYGGVSLFVAFFVIVPMARSLFRAAAIPRRLIPATIVLGTSTFTMSALPGTPSIQNAIPMPFFGTTPFAAPGLGIMASLVMLGTGLWWLHRAEAKARYAGEGYGDDVADATDRAASDELVRERATTAREFDPAEMKHGHRSSEPSPVVSAILPLIVVVAVNLTMSLAVLPRLDVGYLAEQRFGETSLAAVAGVWSVAVALTAAIVTTIALNWARLPSLRQTMDAGANASVLPAFSVASLVGFGAVVAALPAFTVVRDWVLAIEGGPLVSLAVATNILAALTGSASGGLTIALDALGQTYVELAARTGIDLALMHRVAVIGSGTLDILPHNGAVVSLLAICGLTHRDSYLDIVMVGIVTSLLALVAVIALGDALGSF